In a genomic window of Candidatus Chazhemtobacterium aquaticus:
- a CDS encoding MFS transporter — translation MVGGGVELAGMAATVYFVVKSVVQIPVARWNDNRRGEWDDYWVMIIGSLLITLSAFLYIGVKYPWQVYAVQVIGGLGGALSYPSWLGIFTRHIDKQSEALEWSLYYTATDLGAALTAGLGGYIAASFGYSLLFGVVGVSSLLGTAFLAGVAQEMKRR, via the coding sequence GTGGTAGGAGGCGGAGTGGAGTTGGCTGGAATGGCAGCAACGGTGTATTTTGTGGTTAAAAGTGTGGTGCAGATTCCGGTGGCACGATGGAATGATAATCGTCGAGGTGAGTGGGATGACTACTGGGTAATGATTATTGGTTCGCTACTGATTACCTTGTCGGCGTTTTTGTATATCGGAGTTAAGTATCCTTGGCAGGTGTATGCAGTTCAGGTTATTGGAGGTTTGGGAGGGGCTTTGTCGTACCCATCTTGGTTGGGGATTTTCACCAGACATATCGATAAACAAAGTGAGGCCTTGGAGTGGAGCTTGTATTACACAGCTACTGATCTTGGAGCGGCATTAACGGCTGGACTGGGTGGGTATATAGCAGCGAGTTTTGGATATAGCCTGTTGTTTGGGGTGGTGGGGGTGAGTTCTTTACTAGGAACGGCGTTTTTGGCCGGGGTGGCTCAGGAAATGAAAAGACGGTAG
- a CDS encoding VIT1/CCC1 transporter family protein: MNQQQSIETSEHLKSAVYGANDGIVTTFAVVAGVAGAQLSSSVVLILGIANMVADGISMGLSNYLGERSQRRFLNNHKHNLIFHTAVWHNGLITFIAFNLAGVLPLSPYLLSLFGLPIPNPFLCSILSTALALFLVGSLRTLLTRDSWYKNGLEMLLVGALAATAAYFSGFLINTLIN, encoded by the coding sequence ATGAATCAGCAACAAAGTATTGAAACTAGCGAGCACTTAAAGTCAGCTGTCTACGGAGCTAATGACGGCATTGTCACCACCTTTGCCGTCGTCGCCGGAGTTGCCGGAGCTCAACTATCCTCCTCAGTTGTACTTATTCTTGGTATCGCCAACATGGTCGCAGACGGCATATCCATGGGTTTAAGCAATTATCTCGGCGAGCGCTCGCAACGCCGTTTTCTAAATAACCACAAACACAACCTAATCTTTCACACTGCTGTCTGGCACAATGGCCTTATTACCTTTATAGCCTTTAACCTAGCCGGCGTTCTCCCTCTCTCCCCCTACCTTCTTAGTCTTTTTGGCTTACCCATACCCAATCCTTTCTTGTGCTCCATACTCAGTACCGCCCTAGCCCTCTTCCTTGTAGGAAGTCTTCGCACACTCCTTACCCGTGACTCCTGGTACAAAAATGGCCTTGAGATGTTGCTCGTTGGTGCTCTAGCTGCCACAGCTGCCTATTTCTCAGGTTTCCTAATCAACACTCTAATTAACTAA
- the lgt gene encoding prolipoprotein diacylglyceryl transferase, which yields MIELGELRLNGYGLLIGLGIWLATEVSVWSGKKEGIKKEVIEKGFWWVVGGGLIGARLYHVVDYWEIYGKNWIEILMVWRGGLGIWGAIGGGGVGLLWFYLKNKDRLGLDLFRLLDVAVVGVPLAQAIGRWGNYINGELYGKVTNLPWGIKVMGVEGKVHPLFLYESGLNLGLFALLIWVLIRQKGEGAGGRVAGTYLIGYGLTRFFLESLRPEEIVWQIGEMAVAQVVAGVAVLTGIVLVKRGARRGEELPAGKN from the coding sequence ATGATTGAGCTTGGAGAATTGAGGTTAAATGGATATGGATTGTTGATAGGGTTGGGAATCTGGCTGGCGACTGAGGTTTCAGTATGGTCGGGAAAGAAGGAGGGGATTAAAAAAGAAGTGATTGAAAAGGGATTTTGGTGGGTGGTGGGGGGAGGTTTGATTGGGGCCAGGCTTTATCACGTAGTGGATTATTGGGAAATATATGGAAAAAATTGGATTGAGATATTGATGGTTTGGCGAGGAGGACTGGGAATTTGGGGAGCGATTGGTGGGGGAGGAGTTGGATTGCTTTGGTTTTATTTGAAGAACAAAGATAGGTTGGGCTTAGATTTGTTTAGATTGTTAGACGTAGCTGTAGTGGGAGTACCTTTGGCACAGGCGATTGGTAGATGGGGCAACTATATCAACGGTGAGCTGTATGGAAAGGTGACCAACTTGCCTTGGGGAATTAAGGTGATGGGGGTGGAAGGAAAAGTGCACCCACTTTTTTTGTATGAATCAGGACTAAATTTGGGATTGTTTGCATTATTGATTTGGGTGCTGATCAGGCAAAAAGGGGAAGGAGCGGGAGGAAGAGTAGCGGGTACTTATTTGATCGGTTATGGGTTAACTAGATTTTTCCTGGAAAGTTTAAGACCGGAAGAGATAGTTTGGCAAATTGGGGAAATGGCGGTAGCGCAAGTGGTGGCTGGAGTAGCAGTTTTGACAGGAATTGTTTTAGTCAAAAGAGGTGCCCGCAGGGGTGAAGAGTTGCCTGCGGGCAAGAACTAG
- the dtd gene encoding D-aminoacyl-tRNA deacylase, giving the protein MIAVIQRVTQASVSIPTQSNSIGHGYLVLLGVADDDTSKDALLLANKTIKLRLMSDSQQKMNLSLTDSDGELLVVSQFTLLGDVSKGNRPSFVKAAPPSLAQKLYHEYVKIIKDAGLKVKTGFFGQYMQLNLINDGPTTIIIDSKQLKQLNK; this is encoded by the coding sequence ATGATCGCCGTCATTCAGCGTGTCACCCAAGCCTCGGTCTCTATCCCCACCCAAAGCAACTCCATTGGTCATGGCTACCTTGTTCTTCTTGGTGTGGCCGACGATGACACATCTAAAGACGCTCTTTTATTAGCCAATAAAACTATCAAATTGCGTCTCATGTCTGATTCCCAGCAAAAGATGAATCTATCCCTAACCGATTCTGATGGCGAGCTGCTTGTTGTCTCCCAGTTCACCCTGTTGGGTGACGTCTCCAAAGGTAACAGACCCAGTTTTGTAAAGGCTGCTCCGCCCTCACTTGCCCAAAAGCTATATCATGAATATGTCAAAATCATCAAAGACGCTGGTCTAAAAGTTAAAACCGGTTTTTTTGGTCAGTACATGCAGCTTAACCTAATCAACGATGGCCCCACCACTATCATTATCGACTCCAAACAACTAAAACAGCTAAACAAATGA
- the lon gene encoding endopeptidase La: MAILLQPPKNQSSPRITPLVTLREGVVFPHSEVILSFGRKGSIKSVTQAEKNDRLIVIVSQKSPSITKPTLKDIYTVGTLCRIQRTIPVNNELHAIVKGISRVKIHDITIIDNILSAAISKLPETQQEDDYLKATVNHLISQVKTAVNLGKPNIETPMLMRLLNSTETSSVADQVASILELSTPEKQALLEQTDLKKRLEQINQHLDKEINVLKLEQKIASKTQSKFDQSMKEAVLRERMRMIQQELGEDDEGDELTSLKKKINQAGMPKAAKQKALKDLKRLQKLSLHSPESGYIRSWLETMVEIPWSKSSANNISLTKAAKILKQDHYALEEVKERILEYLAVMQLKKKRSNKKIFKNKNANSAIVPTIICFVGPPGVGKTSVGRSIAKALGRNFAKLSLGGIKDEAEIRGHRRTYVGAMPGRVVQSLIDAGTNNPVIMLDEIDKIGADYRGDPSAALLEVLDPEQNHAFVDHYLDTSLDLSKVMFITTANVLETIPPALRDRLEIIQFSGYTQEEKYFIARNHLIPKQLSTNALTPKDIALSPAAVRNISKFYTHEAGVRNLEREISKVFRKVARKIASSRSVKTPIKITPKNLSTYLGPRKFTHTIADEQNRVGIATGLAYTQTGGDILFIEVALMEGKGRIQLTGQLGDVMKESAQAALSYVRSHAKQLKIDPKRFAKTDVHVHVPEGATPKDGPSAGVAITTALISAFTNKPINRLVGMTGEISLRGRVMEIGGVKEKTIAGHRSGLKHIILPKDNRKDLVKVPPKVKKDLKFSFATNLEDVLKIALIS; the protein is encoded by the coding sequence ATGGCTATTCTTTTGCAACCTCCAAAAAATCAATCCAGTCCTCGCATCACTCCTCTCGTTACCCTTCGCGAAGGTGTTGTTTTTCCTCACTCTGAAGTCATACTTTCTTTTGGTCGAAAGGGCTCAATTAAAAGTGTCACTCAAGCCGAAAAAAACGACCGTCTCATCGTCATCGTCTCCCAAAAATCACCCTCCATTACCAAGCCCACCTTAAAAGACATCTACACTGTTGGCACTCTTTGTCGCATTCAGCGTACTATCCCTGTTAATAATGAGCTTCATGCCATTGTCAAAGGTATCTCCAGGGTCAAAATTCACGACATCACTATCATCGACAACATCCTCTCTGCCGCCATTTCTAAACTACCCGAAACCCAACAGGAAGACGACTATCTCAAAGCTACCGTCAACCACCTCATCTCCCAAGTCAAAACCGCGGTTAATCTCGGCAAACCCAACATCGAGACCCCTATGCTCATGCGTTTGCTTAACTCAACCGAAACATCCTCAGTTGCTGACCAAGTCGCCTCCATTCTTGAGTTAAGCACTCCCGAAAAACAAGCACTTCTCGAACAAACCGATTTAAAAAAACGCCTCGAACAGATTAATCAACACCTTGATAAAGAAATTAATGTCCTCAAGCTTGAACAAAAAATCGCCTCCAAAACCCAGTCCAAATTTGATCAATCTATGAAAGAAGCAGTCCTCCGTGAGCGAATGCGCATGATCCAACAGGAACTGGGTGAAGACGATGAAGGCGACGAACTCACTTCTTTAAAGAAAAAAATCAATCAAGCTGGCATGCCCAAAGCTGCCAAACAAAAGGCCCTCAAAGACCTCAAACGACTTCAAAAACTCTCTCTCCACAGTCCTGAATCGGGCTACATCAGGAGCTGGCTTGAAACCATGGTTGAAATTCCCTGGAGCAAAAGTAGTGCAAATAATATATCTCTCACTAAGGCTGCCAAGATCCTCAAGCAAGACCATTATGCCCTTGAAGAGGTCAAAGAACGTATCCTCGAGTACCTTGCTGTTATGCAGCTCAAGAAAAAACGAAGCAACAAGAAAATTTTCAAGAATAAAAATGCTAACTCGGCCATTGTTCCCACCATTATCTGTTTTGTTGGCCCCCCCGGTGTTGGTAAAACTAGTGTTGGCCGCTCAATCGCCAAAGCTCTTGGCCGTAATTTTGCCAAACTATCACTAGGCGGCATCAAAGACGAGGCAGAAATCAGAGGTCACCGTCGCACCTATGTAGGAGCCATGCCAGGTAGAGTAGTTCAATCTCTCATAGATGCCGGCACGAACAATCCGGTCATCATGCTGGACGAGATCGATAAAATCGGTGCCGATTACCGAGGCGACCCTTCAGCGGCCTTACTCGAAGTCCTTGATCCTGAACAGAATCATGCCTTTGTCGACCACTATCTTGACACCTCACTTGATCTCTCCAAAGTCATGTTCATCACCACCGCCAATGTCTTAGAAACCATTCCTCCAGCTCTAAGGGACCGTCTCGAGATCATCCAGTTCTCCGGCTACACCCAAGAAGAAAAATACTTCATTGCCAGAAACCACTTGATTCCTAAACAACTTTCCACCAACGCTCTTACCCCCAAAGATATTGCTCTAAGCCCCGCTGCCGTTAGAAACATCAGCAAGTTCTACACCCACGAAGCAGGAGTCCGAAATCTAGAACGTGAAATCAGCAAAGTCTTTCGTAAAGTCGCTCGCAAAATTGCCTCAAGTCGCAGTGTTAAGACTCCCATCAAAATTACCCCTAAAAACCTATCCACCTACCTTGGTCCTCGCAAGTTTACCCATACTATAGCCGATGAGCAAAACCGTGTTGGTATCGCCACTGGCCTTGCTTACACACAAACCGGGGGAGACATTCTCTTTATAGAAGTCGCTCTCATGGAAGGAAAAGGTCGCATCCAGTTAACCGGTCAGCTTGGTGACGTCATGAAAGAATCTGCTCAAGCCGCCCTCTCCTATGTTCGATCTCATGCCAAGCAGCTAAAAATCGACCCCAAGCGTTTTGCCAAGACAGACGTCCACGTTCACGTTCCCGAGGGTGCCACCCCCAAGGATGGTCCTTCCGCTGGTGTTGCCATTACCACTGCCTTAATCTCTGCTTTCACCAACAAACCCATCAACCGACTGGTGGGTATGACTGGTGAGATCTCTTTAAGAGGCAGGGTCATGGAAATCGGCGGAGTCAAGGAAAAAACTATTGCCGGACATCGCTCAGGCCTAAAGCACATCATCCTTCCCAAGGACAACCGTAAAGACCTCGTCAAAGTTCCACCTAAGGTCAAAAAAGACCTCAAATTTAGCTTTGCCACTAATCTAGAAGACGTTCTCAAAATTGCCCTTATTTCTTGA